One Paraglaciecola mesophila genomic region harbors:
- a CDS encoding efflux RND transporter permease subunit has product MFSQFFIRRPIFAAVISLIFFIVGAISVWQLPITEYPEVVPPTVVVTANYPGANPKVIAETVASPLEQEINGVENMLYMSSQATSDGRMTLTITFAIGSDVDLAQTQVQSRVERAKPRLPEEVQRLGVVTEKSSPDLTMVVHLTSPDDRYDMLYLSNYAVLNVKDELARIEGVGQVRTFGAGDYSMRVWLDPNKVAALGLSPSNIVAAIREQNQQAAAGSLGAQPSGDSDFQLLINVKGRLTDVEEFEDIIVKVGEQGQISRLKDVARVELGASTYALRSMLDNKDAAALPVFQASGSNAIQISDDVRSKMAELSKSFPEGLSYDIVYDPTVFVRGSIEAVVKTLFEAVLLVVLVVVLFLQTWRASIIPLVAVPVSLVGTFAFMHLLGFSLNALSLFGLVLAIGIVVDDAIVVVENVERNIADGLAPVAATQKAMKEVTGPIVATTLVLAAVFIPTAFMSGLTGQFYKQFALTITISTFISAINSLTLSPALSALLLKGHDSKKDALTRGMDKLLGGWLFNPFNRFFTRLSDGYGWVVKKVLRFGLLVGVIYIGLVSLTGLQFATTPTGYVPGQDKQYLVAFAQLPDAASLDRTEEVIKEMSRIALEQPGVANSVAFPGLSINGFTNSTNSGIVFTPLDDFAERKDPSLSAGAIAAALNQKFAAIEDAYIAIFPPPPVQGLGTIGGFRLQIQDRANYGYDELYKVTMQVMQKAWATPELAGVFSSYQINVPQLDVDIDRTKAKQQSVSLDELFTTLQGYMGSVYANDFNQFGRTYQVNVQADEQFRQTPEQIAQLKVRNNNGDMVPIGSFINVNNTAGPDRVMHYNGFTTAEINGGAAPGFSSGEAQAAIEKILAETLPNGMTYEWTELTYQQILAGNAGMYIFPLIILLVFMVLAAQYESLSLPLAIILIIPMTLLSALSGVLIAGGDNNIFTQIGFIVLVGLATKNAILIVEFAKELQDEGRTAYEAILEAGRLRLRPILMTSIAFIMGVVPMVFSSGAGAEMRQAMGVAVFSGMIGVTVFGLLLTPLFYYVLAKRGERQSNNTTQVITAKQEADHG; this is encoded by the coding sequence ATGTTTTCACAGTTTTTTATACGCCGCCCTATTTTTGCGGCGGTTATTTCGCTGATTTTCTTTATTGTTGGGGCCATTTCTGTATGGCAGCTACCGATAACAGAATACCCAGAAGTGGTACCACCGACTGTGGTCGTAACGGCTAATTACCCGGGTGCAAACCCGAAAGTGATTGCAGAAACGGTAGCATCACCTCTTGAGCAAGAAATTAATGGCGTAGAAAACATGTTGTACATGTCTTCTCAGGCCACCTCTGATGGGCGCATGACGCTAACCATCACGTTTGCCATCGGCAGCGACGTAGACTTGGCTCAAACCCAAGTACAGAGCCGCGTTGAACGTGCCAAGCCACGTTTACCTGAAGAAGTACAACGCTTGGGTGTTGTGACTGAAAAATCCTCACCGGACTTAACCATGGTGGTGCATTTAACCTCACCTGATGACCGTTACGACATGTTGTACCTGTCAAATTATGCTGTGCTAAACGTCAAAGATGAACTGGCTCGTATCGAAGGCGTTGGTCAAGTACGTACCTTCGGCGCGGGCGATTACAGTATGCGTGTTTGGTTAGACCCAAACAAAGTGGCGGCGCTAGGCTTATCACCAAGCAATATCGTGGCGGCTATTCGTGAACAAAACCAACAAGCCGCTGCTGGTAGCCTTGGCGCACAACCTAGTGGCGACAGTGACTTTCAACTTTTAATCAATGTAAAAGGCCGCTTGACTGACGTCGAAGAATTTGAAGACATCATTGTTAAAGTGGGTGAGCAAGGGCAAATTAGCCGCTTGAAAGACGTAGCTCGTGTTGAGTTAGGTGCCTCGACGTACGCGCTTCGCTCTATGCTAGATAACAAAGACGCTGCCGCTTTACCTGTGTTTCAGGCGTCTGGCTCAAATGCGATCCAAATTTCCGATGATGTGCGCAGCAAAATGGCTGAGCTATCGAAAAGCTTTCCTGAGGGTTTGAGTTACGACATTGTTTACGACCCAACTGTGTTTGTACGCGGCTCGATTGAAGCGGTAGTAAAAACATTATTTGAAGCCGTATTGTTAGTTGTGTTAGTGGTGGTGCTGTTTTTACAAACATGGCGCGCCTCAATTATTCCTTTGGTCGCGGTACCCGTTTCGTTAGTTGGCACGTTTGCCTTCATGCACTTACTCGGCTTCTCACTGAATGCCTTATCCTTGTTTGGCTTGGTGCTCGCCATCGGGATCGTGGTAGATGACGCCATAGTCGTAGTAGAAAACGTTGAGCGGAATATTGCTGACGGCTTGGCCCCTGTTGCGGCGACCCAAAAAGCCATGAAAGAAGTAACTGGCCCTATCGTTGCCACCACCTTGGTATTGGCCGCGGTGTTTATCCCAACAGCCTTCATGTCAGGTTTAACCGGCCAGTTTTACAAGCAATTCGCGCTGACTATCACAATTTCGACCTTTATCTCGGCGATCAACTCGCTCACCCTAAGCCCTGCTTTGTCAGCCTTATTACTTAAAGGCCACGACAGCAAGAAAGATGCTCTTACTCGAGGAATGGACAAGCTGCTCGGCGGCTGGTTATTTAACCCGTTTAATCGTTTCTTCACTCGCTTGTCAGACGGCTACGGCTGGGTAGTAAAAAAAGTGTTGCGTTTTGGATTGTTAGTCGGCGTGATTTATATCGGCTTGGTTAGCTTAACCGGCTTACAATTTGCCACCACACCAACGGGTTATGTACCGGGTCAAGACAAACAATACTTAGTCGCGTTCGCCCAATTGCCTGATGCAGCATCGCTTGATCGCACAGAAGAGGTGATTAAAGAAATGTCGCGCATTGCTCTTGAGCAACCTGGTGTGGCCAACTCTGTTGCGTTTCCTGGTTTGAGTATCAATGGTTTTACCAACAGCACCAACAGCGGCATTGTATTTACGCCACTTGATGACTTTGCCGAGCGCAAAGATCCGTCATTATCAGCAGGTGCCATTGCAGCAGCGCTCAATCAAAAATTTGCCGCCATTGAAGATGCCTACATCGCTATCTTCCCGCCGCCGCCAGTACAAGGTTTAGGCACCATAGGGGGCTTTAGACTGCAAATTCAAGATCGTGCGAACTATGGTTACGACGAGCTTTACAAAGTCACCATGCAAGTGATGCAAAAAGCGTGGGCCACACCTGAATTAGCCGGCGTGTTCTCAAGCTATCAAATTAATGTGCCTCAACTAGATGTGGATATTGATCGCACCAAAGCAAAACAACAGTCGGTTTCTTTGGACGAGCTATTCACTACGTTGCAAGGTTACATGGGCTCGGTATATGCCAATGACTTCAATCAATTTGGCCGTACCTATCAAGTTAACGTGCAAGCAGATGAGCAATTCAGACAAACCCCTGAGCAAATTGCCCAACTGAAAGTACGTAACAACAATGGCGACATGGTGCCAATTGGCTCGTTCATTAACGTGAACAATACTGCCGGCCCTGACCGCGTGATGCACTACAACGGTTTCACCACAGCTGAAATCAACGGCGGTGCAGCACCAGGCTTTAGCTCGGGTGAAGCACAAGCGGCGATTGAGAAAATTTTGGCTGAAACCCTACCGAACGGCATGACCTACGAGTGGACCGAACTCACCTACCAACAAATACTCGCAGGTAATGCGGGCATGTATATCTTCCCGTTGATCATCCTGTTGGTATTCATGGTCTTGGCCGCTCAGTACGAGAGTTTAAGCTTACCTTTGGCAATCATTTTGATCATCCCGATGACGTTACTATCCGCATTAAGCGGCGTGCTTATCGCTGGGGGCGACAACAATATCTTCACCCAAATTGGCTTTATTGTGCTAGTAGGGCTGGCAACCAAAAACGCTATTTTGATTGTCGAGTTTGCTAAAGAATTGCAAGACGAAGGTAGAACCGCTTACGAGGCAATCCTTGAAGCTGGCCGCTTACGTTTGCGCCCGATATTGATGACCTCTATCGCATTCATTATGGGAGTGGTGCCTATGGTGTTCTCAAGTGGAGCCGGTGCAGAGATGCGCCAAGCCATGGGGGTTGCGGTGTTCTCTGGCATGA
- a CDS encoding efflux RND transporter periplasmic adaptor subunit → MSTKHTVKNWVLGGIASVVLIACGNPDASNEPAAPIAPQVSVAQVVNERITEWDEFTGRLQAPQTVTLMPRVSGYIENVLFEEGAVVTKGDVLFQIDARPFKAEVDRLKAELQSAKSASVQAQNDFERAKTLSEQRAVSIEILDGRLARKQQTAATVASVSAALERAELDLSYTQVTAPISGRVSYALITEGNFVNAGQSQLTSLVSMDKMYAYFDVDEQTYLKYAQLAESGQRSDTRDDKANPVYMALASETNFEHTGNIDFVDNAVNQTTGTIRIRATFENLDHTLLPGLFARVKLTGSNSYQGILIDEKAVGTDLNRKFVLVVNQDNQLEYRNVVLGEKVNGLRIVTDGLAPNETIVVNGLQRVRPNMQIQPKLVDMTSPEALTALRQQQKLLDQTSNELTAQADETFVDRG, encoded by the coding sequence ATGAGTACTAAACACACCGTTAAAAATTGGGTATTAGGCGGGATCGCCAGCGTCGTGTTGATAGCTTGTGGCAATCCAGACGCATCTAACGAACCTGCTGCACCTATTGCACCGCAAGTGAGTGTGGCACAAGTGGTAAACGAACGAATCACCGAATGGGACGAATTCACCGGTCGCTTACAAGCACCGCAAACAGTAACGCTAATGCCACGTGTTTCTGGCTATATTGAAAACGTGCTGTTTGAAGAAGGCGCTGTTGTGACCAAAGGCGACGTGCTGTTTCAAATCGACGCGCGTCCCTTTAAGGCTGAAGTTGATCGCTTAAAAGCGGAATTACAAAGTGCCAAAAGTGCATCGGTGCAGGCACAAAACGATTTTGAACGCGCCAAAACACTCAGTGAACAACGCGCTGTTTCTATTGAGATCTTAGATGGGCGTTTAGCGCGTAAGCAGCAAACAGCCGCTACTGTGGCCTCGGTATCCGCTGCATTAGAGCGTGCCGAACTAGACTTATCCTACACCCAAGTCACTGCGCCGATTTCAGGCCGTGTGTCTTATGCGCTTATCACCGAAGGTAACTTCGTCAATGCAGGTCAAAGCCAGCTTACGAGTTTAGTTTCAATGGATAAAATGTACGCTTACTTTGACGTAGACGAGCAAACCTACCTGAAATATGCTCAGTTAGCAGAATCAGGTCAGCGCTCGGATACGCGCGATGACAAAGCGAATCCTGTTTACATGGCTTTGGCCAGCGAAACGAATTTCGAGCATACCGGCAACATCGACTTCGTGGATAACGCGGTTAACCAAACCACTGGCACTATCCGTATTCGCGCCACCTTCGAAAACCTAGATCACACCCTATTACCCGGTTTGTTTGCTCGAGTTAAATTGACAGGCAGCAACTCTTATCAAGGTATTTTGATTGATGAAAAAGCGGTGGGTACGGATCTAAACCGCAAGTTTGTATTGGTGGTAAACCAAGACAACCAACTTGAATATCGAAATGTAGTGCTAGGCGAAAAAGTTAACGGTTTACGCATAGTCACTGATGGTTTAGCCCCTAATGAAACCATAGTAGTCAATGGCTTACAGCGCGTTCGTCCGAATATGCAGATCCAACCTAAATTGGTTGATATGACTTCACCAGAAGCCCTAACTGCCCTTCGCCAACAACAAAAATTACTCGACCAAACCAGCAACGAATTGACAGCGCAAGCTGACGAAACGTTTGTTGATCGCGGTTAA